Proteins from a single region of Labedella gwakjiensis:
- a CDS encoding VOC family protein, giving the protein MTATDERLLADDTSMGAVTLRVGDLENMSAYYANAFAMQPLEERSRGREVHRVLGRGTTPLVRLIHTPDLPAVDPRQPGLFHTAFLFDDEPALAATVYRAAQDPRSRFAGSSDHHVSEAFYFSDPEGNGVELYRDRPREDWIRNNGRIHMTTTYLDPNAYLQQFLSQESLDAGPSAAGRVGHVHLQVGDIETAQRFYVDALGFGITTNEYPGALFASAGGYHHHVAMNTWNSAGAGPRAASLGLGEVSVTVPTSEELTALQARLTAQALPFASDGRSVTVSDPWGTVVTVSLPDLSTDELLAR; this is encoded by the coding sequence ATGACCGCCACCGATGAACGCCTCCTGGCCGACGACACGTCGATGGGAGCGGTGACCCTGCGTGTCGGCGACCTCGAGAACATGAGCGCCTACTACGCGAACGCCTTCGCGATGCAGCCCCTCGAGGAGCGCAGCCGCGGACGCGAGGTGCACCGCGTGCTCGGCCGCGGCACGACTCCCCTCGTCCGCCTCATCCACACTCCCGACCTGCCCGCGGTGGATCCGCGCCAGCCCGGTCTCTTCCACACGGCGTTCCTCTTCGACGACGAGCCCGCCCTCGCCGCCACCGTCTACCGGGCGGCGCAGGACCCGCGCAGCCGCTTCGCCGGGTCGAGCGACCACCACGTGAGCGAGGCGTTCTACTTCTCCGACCCCGAGGGCAACGGCGTGGAGCTCTACCGCGACCGCCCGCGTGAGGACTGGATCCGGAACAACGGCCGCATCCACATGACCACCACCTACCTCGACCCGAACGCCTACCTCCAGCAGTTCCTCTCCCAAGAGTCACTCGACGCGGGACCGTCCGCCGCTGGCCGTGTCGGCCACGTGCACCTCCAGGTGGGCGACATCGAGACCGCGCAGCGCTTCTACGTCGACGCCCTCGGCTTCGGCATCACCACGAACGAGTACCCGGGAGCTCTCTTCGCCTCCGCCGGCGGCTACCACCACCACGTCGCCATGAACACGTGGAACAGTGCGGGGGCCGGTCCGCGGGCGGCGAGCCTCGGCCTCGGCGAGGTGTCCGTGACGGTGCCGACGTCCGAGGAGCTCACCGCCCTGCAGGCGCGACTCACCGCTCAGGCGCTCCCCTTCGCGAGCGATGGCCGCTCCGTGACGGTCTCGGACCCCTGGGGTACCGTCGTCACTGTGAGCCTCCCCGACCTCTCCACCGACGAACTGCTCGCCCGATGA
- a CDS encoding ABC-F family ATP-binding cassette domain-containing protein, with amino-acid sequence MSLVRLNDVHVRLENTQILREAFLRLERKDRVGLIGRNGSGKTTLLKLVLEQVHPDSGTVVVDPGTRIGYFSQFSELDGTATILEVLDGLFDEVHAAEDELAAIEASIAAGPDAGELDDLIGRQSELFGEMDRLEGWDYQRKIDQALTTLGFREEHRTRPIDELSGGWRNRAALAKILLEEPDVLLLDEPTNFLDVAGVEWLESWFRSFDGAAIIVSHDRTFLDAVATRIVEVENFHLHEYPGNFAEYVVQKQFRLKTLQQQFQHESELLAFEAEGISDRREAAKNKGKDLGKQLAGIKKSRAPRPVDEIITEIYRGLHIKDVLCRVEGISKSYGEQQLFDGVSFEIRRGNRIVVIGANGSGKSTMLRVLTGEERADAGSATWAAGVKVVSYNQVLEELDLDDTVTHAVNAMPDSLALTATRKSVGRFLAMFQFSEADLKKRIRELSGGQKARVAMAQCLLSGASVLLLDEPTNHLDLPSTQVMERALVHFPGAVVVVSHDRFFTDKVATRSLVFAGDGEVEVRVV; translated from the coding sequence ATGAGCCTGGTCCGGCTGAACGACGTCCACGTCCGCCTCGAGAACACGCAGATCCTGCGGGAGGCGTTCCTGCGGCTCGAGCGGAAGGACCGTGTGGGGCTCATCGGCCGCAACGGTTCGGGAAAGACCACGCTCCTGAAGCTCGTGCTCGAGCAGGTGCACCCCGACTCCGGGACCGTCGTCGTGGACCCCGGGACCCGCATCGGTTACTTCTCGCAGTTCTCCGAGCTCGACGGCACGGCGACGATCCTCGAGGTGCTCGACGGGCTCTTCGACGAGGTGCACGCCGCGGAGGACGAGCTCGCCGCAATTGAGGCGTCGATCGCGGCCGGACCCGACGCCGGCGAGCTCGACGACCTCATCGGTCGCCAGTCGGAGCTCTTCGGGGAGATGGACCGGCTCGAGGGCTGGGACTACCAGCGGAAGATCGACCAGGCGCTCACGACCCTCGGGTTCCGGGAGGAGCACCGCACGCGCCCCATCGACGAGCTCTCCGGCGGCTGGCGCAACCGCGCGGCTCTCGCGAAGATCCTGCTCGAGGAGCCCGATGTGCTGCTGCTCGACGAGCCCACCAACTTCCTCGACGTCGCGGGCGTGGAGTGGCTCGAGTCGTGGTTCCGCTCCTTCGACGGCGCCGCGATCATCGTGTCGCACGACCGCACGTTCCTCGACGCCGTCGCGACCCGCATCGTCGAGGTGGAGAACTTCCACCTGCACGAGTACCCCGGGAACTTCGCGGAGTACGTGGTGCAGAAGCAGTTCCGGTTGAAGACGCTGCAGCAGCAGTTCCAGCACGAGTCGGAGCTGCTCGCGTTCGAGGCCGAGGGGATCTCCGACCGCCGTGAGGCCGCGAAGAACAAGGGCAAGGACCTCGGCAAGCAACTCGCCGGCATCAAGAAGTCGCGAGCGCCGCGGCCGGTGGACGAGATCATCACCGAGATCTATCGGGGACTCCACATCAAGGACGTGCTGTGCCGCGTGGAGGGCATCTCCAAGTCGTACGGGGAGCAGCAGCTGTTCGACGGGGTGAGCTTCGAGATCCGGCGCGGGAACCGCATCGTCGTGATCGGGGCGAACGGCAGCGGCAAGAGCACGATGCTTCGCGTGCTCACGGGGGAGGAGCGGGCGGACGCCGGCTCGGCCACGTGGGCGGCCGGCGTGAAGGTCGTGTCCTACAACCAGGTGCTCGAAGAGCTCGACCTCGACGACACCGTGACGCACGCGGTCAACGCGATGCCCGACAGCCTCGCGCTCACGGCCACACGGAAGTCGGTGGGGCGGTTCCTCGCGATGTTCCAGTTCTCGGAGGCCGACCTCAAGAAGCGCATCCGGGAGCTGTCCGGTGGGCAGAAGGCGCGTGTCGCGATGGCGCAGTGCCTGCTGTCGGGCGCCTCGGTGCTGCTGCTCGACGAACCGACGAACCACCTCGACCTCCCGAGCACCCAGGTGATGGAGCGCGCGCTCGTCCACTTCCCCGGAGCCGTCGTCGTGGTGAGCCACGACCGCTTCTTCACCGACAAGGTCGCCACGCGCTCGCTCGTCTTCGCGGGCGACGGCGAGGTCGAGGTGCGCGTGGTCTGA
- a CDS encoding APC family permease, producing MSSRTADEQTGAPSSELKRSITGRLLFFYVLGDVLGSGIYVLIGAVAGEVGGAFWIAFAVGVTVATITGLAYAELVTKYPQAAGAALYVNKAFKLPVLTFLVTISMLSASFAATASLANGFARYFGTIVPYSPALLITLVFVVLLAVVNFVGITESVVANLIMTIIEISGLAIVLVVGIIHVSQGAADFGVLVQFDTGETFPIFAIVAGVALAFFAMTGFENAANVAEETVNPSKTFPRALVGGMVAAGVIYVLVAMTAALVVPVDTLAESDAALLEVIKAGILPVSVAVMIVIFAIIAMVAITNTTLVAVVTQSRILYGMAREDIVPSMFGKIHRTRRSPWVALLFAAVIVMSLLVVGAMLNDAIGIDVVTTLANVTVVFLLFIYGLVIVAALKLRGKDEHGESFRANTPLLYVGLLGNAVLLVYVVVDDPSSLLWVAGLLAVGVALYVAEKVFGHKKSPSTATDSIGTDSISSDSNSTKEG from the coding sequence ATGTCGAGCAGAACAGCGGACGAGCAGACCGGCGCCCCGAGCAGCGAACTGAAACGCTCCATCACGGGGAGGCTGCTGTTCTTCTACGTGCTCGGCGACGTCCTCGGTTCCGGTATCTACGTGCTCATCGGCGCGGTCGCCGGGGAAGTGGGCGGAGCATTCTGGATCGCCTTCGCCGTGGGGGTCACGGTGGCGACGATCACCGGCCTCGCCTACGCAGAGCTCGTGACGAAGTACCCGCAGGCGGCCGGAGCCGCCCTCTACGTGAACAAGGCGTTCAAGCTTCCCGTGCTGACGTTCCTTGTGACCATCTCGATGCTCTCGGCGAGCTTCGCCGCCACGGCGTCGCTCGCGAACGGCTTCGCCCGCTACTTCGGCACGATCGTGCCGTATTCGCCGGCGCTGCTCATCACGCTCGTCTTCGTGGTGCTTCTCGCGGTCGTGAACTTCGTGGGCATCACCGAGTCGGTCGTCGCGAACCTCATCATGACGATCATCGAGATCTCCGGTCTCGCGATCGTGCTCGTCGTCGGCATCATCCACGTGTCGCAGGGCGCCGCCGACTTCGGCGTGCTCGTGCAGTTCGACACGGGGGAGACGTTCCCGATCTTCGCCATCGTGGCCGGCGTCGCGCTCGCCTTCTTCGCCATGACGGGGTTCGAGAACGCCGCGAACGTGGCGGAGGAGACGGTGAACCCGTCGAAGACGTTCCCCCGCGCTCTCGTCGGCGGCATGGTGGCGGCCGGCGTCATCTACGTCCTCGTGGCCATGACGGCCGCCCTCGTGGTGCCCGTGGACACCCTCGCCGAGTCGGACGCGGCGCTCCTCGAGGTGATCAAGGCCGGCATCCTTCCGGTGTCCGTCGCCGTCATGATCGTGATCTTCGCCATCATCGCGATGGTCGCCATCACCAACACGACCCTCGTGGCCGTGGTCACCCAGTCGCGCATCCTCTACGGCATGGCGCGCGAGGACATCGTGCCGAGCATGTTCGGGAAGATCCACCGCACGCGTCGCAGCCCGTGGGTCGCGCTGCTGTTCGCCGCCGTCATCGTGATGTCGCTCCTCGTGGTGGGGGCGATGCTCAACGATGCGATCGGGATCGACGTCGTCACGACGCTCGCCAACGTCACCGTGGTGTTCCTCCTCTTCATCTACGGGCTCGTGATCGTGGCCGCCCTCAAGCTACGCGGAAAGGACGAGCACGGCGAGAGCTTCCGCGCGAACACGCCGCTGCTCTACGTCGGGCTGCTCGGCAACGCCGTGCTGCTCGTGTACGTGGTGGTCGACGACCCCAGCTCGCTCCTCTGGGTGGCCGGTCTCCTCGCGGTGGGAGTGGCCCTCTACGTGGCCGAGAAGGTGTTCGGCCATAAGAAGTCGCCGAGCACGGCGACCGACTCGATCGGTACGGATTCGATCAGCTCCGATTCGAACAGCACCAAGGAGGGATGA
- a CDS encoding siderophore-interacting protein, with the protein MSTATPPARPSKPARPQVTLEVLRREQLSPHLVRIVLTGEQYELFEPNGKTDAYVKIFFAKPELGLEPPYDVAALRETLAPEDLPVTRTYTIRSVDPRARTLTIDFVVHGDEGLAGPWADRAQPGDRLTFAGPGGAYAPDPEADWHLFAADQSALPATAAALEALPGGARGLAFIQVADAAEEIPLTAPDGVEVRWLHGEEPSILVDAVAGASWFDGRPRIFAHGEREAMKGLRNLFRERGVVRSELSLSGYWAQGRTEDRFQAEKREPIGVIEPVSD; encoded by the coding sequence ATGTCGACCGCAACGCCTCCCGCCCGTCCGTCCAAGCCGGCTCGACCGCAGGTCACCCTCGAGGTGCTGCGGCGGGAGCAGCTGAGCCCGCACCTCGTGCGGATCGTGCTCACGGGCGAGCAGTACGAGCTCTTCGAGCCGAACGGGAAGACCGACGCCTACGTGAAGATCTTCTTCGCGAAGCCGGAGCTGGGGCTCGAGCCGCCGTACGACGTCGCAGCGCTTCGTGAGACGCTCGCTCCCGAGGATCTGCCGGTGACGCGCACCTATACGATCCGCTCGGTCGATCCCAGGGCTCGCACGCTCACGATCGACTTCGTCGTGCACGGTGACGAGGGCCTCGCGGGGCCGTGGGCCGACCGGGCGCAGCCGGGCGATCGCCTGACGTTCGCCGGTCCCGGCGGCGCCTACGCTCCGGACCCGGAGGCCGACTGGCATCTCTTCGCCGCCGATCAGTCGGCGTTGCCGGCGACGGCCGCGGCCCTCGAGGCCCTGCCGGGCGGGGCACGCGGGCTCGCGTTCATCCAGGTGGCCGACGCCGCGGAGGAGATCCCGCTGACCGCGCCAGACGGCGTGGAGGTGCGGTGGCTTCACGGAGAGGAGCCCTCGATCCTCGTCGACGCCGTCGCAGGTGCTTCGTGGTTCGACGGTCGGCCGCGGATCTTCGCCCACGGCGAGCGTGAGGCCATGAAGGGTCTGCGGAACCTGTTCCGCGAGCGGGGTGTGGTGCGCTCCGAGCTGTCGCTCTCGGGCTACTGGGCGCAGGGCCGCACGGAGGACCGCTTCCAAGCGGAGAAGCGCGAGCCGATCGGTGTGATCGAGCCCGTCTCCGACTGA
- a CDS encoding alpha/beta hydrolase: MTTLHDVRSPAWAAASTTGAPVVLLLHGYGSHEHDLAVLAPALAIEGRWASLRAPLDMPGGGAAWMPITTPGRPDPDAVAQATDAIWAWVEENVDDGSSIVPIGFSQGGVMASQLLRTRPERVAATVILGGFVLAAPQPADDVIASSRPPVFWGRGTEDRVIAEHAVAHTSEWLPGHSSLTERVYPGLAHGIHADELADVRAFLDSQTTA; encoded by the coding sequence ATGACGACGCTCCACGACGTGCGGTCGCCCGCCTGGGCCGCTGCCTCGACGACCGGTGCGCCGGTGGTCCTGCTCCTCCACGGCTACGGCTCGCACGAGCACGACCTCGCCGTGCTCGCACCGGCACTCGCGATCGAGGGACGGTGGGCGTCGCTCCGCGCTCCCCTCGACATGCCCGGCGGCGGTGCCGCGTGGATGCCGATCACGACTCCCGGCCGCCCCGACCCGGACGCCGTCGCCCAGGCGACGGACGCGATCTGGGCGTGGGTCGAGGAGAACGTGGACGACGGATCGTCGATCGTACCGATCGGCTTCTCCCAGGGCGGCGTGATGGCGAGCCAGCTGCTGCGCACGCGTCCCGAGCGCGTCGCCGCGACGGTGATCCTCGGCGGCTTCGTGCTGGCCGCACCGCAGCCGGCGGACGACGTGATCGCGTCGTCCCGCCCGCCCGTGTTCTGGGGTCGCGGCACGGAGGACCGGGTCATCGCGGAGCACGCCGTCGCTCACACCTCCGAGTGGCTTCCCGGGCACTCGTCGCTCACCGAGCGCGTCTACCCGGGCCTCGCGCACGGCATCCACGCCGACGAGCTCGCCGACGTTCGTGCGTTCCTCGATAGCCAGACGACCGCCTGA
- a CDS encoding class I SAM-dependent methyltransferase, with the protein MSHEHGTPAPATEMFEPPAWEERYAGDGSIWSGNANAQLVAEASALTPGTALDVGCGEGGDVIWLAARGWTVTGADFSANGLARAARHAEDADVAENVTWWQVDAREFEADGRSFDLVTTHFLHPPDGGMVEVTRRLWDAVAPGGHLLVVGHAPSPLFTHLSESHRQAMFLAADLLPALPDDAEVLVVEERPRIAVRDGVEVEIADATLLARKPAAG; encoded by the coding sequence ATGAGCCATGAGCACGGCACGCCAGCCCCCGCCACCGAGATGTTCGAGCCGCCAGCATGGGAGGAGCGGTACGCGGGCGACGGATCGATCTGGAGCGGCAACGCCAACGCGCAGCTCGTGGCCGAGGCGTCGGCCCTCACGCCCGGAACCGCTCTCGACGTGGGGTGCGGTGAGGGCGGCGACGTCATCTGGCTCGCCGCGCGAGGCTGGACGGTGACCGGCGCCGACTTCTCGGCGAACGGTCTCGCGCGCGCCGCCCGACATGCGGAGGACGCGGATGTGGCGGAGAACGTCACGTGGTGGCAGGTCGACGCCCGCGAGTTCGAGGCGGACGGACGATCGTTCGACCTGGTGACGACACACTTCCTGCATCCGCCGGACGGCGGCATGGTGGAGGTGACGCGGCGGCTGTGGGACGCGGTGGCGCCCGGCGGGCACCTCCTCGTCGTGGGCCACGCGCCGTCGCCGCTGTTCACGCACCTGTCCGAGAGCCACCGGCAGGCGATGTTCCTCGCGGCGGATCTCCTGCCAGCGCTGCCGGACGACGCGGAGGTGCTCGTGGTGGAGGAGCGTCCTCGCATCGCCGTGCGGGACGGCGTCGAGGTGGAGATCGCGGACGCCACACTCCTCGCCCGCAAGCCGGCTGCGGGCTGA
- a CDS encoding PQQ-dependent sugar dehydrogenase — MDHRTASSRPNRRRASGGAAVVAASLLLSACAAQPETITSPALSPSAAPAPSPTADALEPVAPSGDPVDVTTGLEAPWSVAFVGETAIVSERDSGRILELADDGSTREVTTVEGVVTGGEGGLLGLTVDDDERLYVYSTGSDGNRIERYSLTGEPGALGVDDPETILDGIPSARTHNGGRLAIGPDGLLYASVGDAGNRDAPQDPDALGGKILRMTLDGGVPDDNPIEGSLVYSLGHRNVQGLAWAEDGTMFATEFGQDTWDELNLITPGANYGWPVVEGVVGRAEFTDPLQQWNPDDASPSGLAVVGGTLFVANLRGEVLRSVPLADTTSSTDYLSGEFGRLRDVVEAPDGSLWVVTNNTDGRGEPTDGDDRILRLPLSPAP; from the coding sequence ATGGATCACCGAACCGCGAGCTCACGCCCCAACCGCAGACGAGCATCCGGAGGAGCGGCCGTCGTCGCCGCCAGCCTGCTCCTGTCCGCGTGCGCCGCGCAGCCGGAGACCATCACGTCGCCGGCGCTGTCACCCTCGGCTGCCCCGGCGCCGAGCCCGACGGCGGACGCCTTGGAACCGGTCGCTCCCTCAGGCGATCCCGTTGATGTCACGACGGGGCTCGAGGCCCCGTGGTCTGTCGCCTTCGTCGGAGAGACCGCCATCGTGAGCGAGCGCGACAGCGGACGCATCCTCGAGCTCGCCGACGACGGATCCACGCGAGAGGTCACAACCGTCGAGGGCGTCGTGACCGGCGGCGAGGGCGGTCTGCTCGGCCTCACCGTCGACGACGACGAGCGCCTCTACGTCTACTCGACGGGGTCGGACGGGAACCGCATCGAGCGATACTCGCTCACGGGGGAACCCGGAGCGCTCGGTGTCGACGACCCGGAGACGATCCTCGACGGAATCCCGTCCGCCCGCACCCACAACGGCGGACGCCTCGCGATCGGTCCGGACGGCCTCCTCTATGCGTCCGTCGGCGACGCCGGGAACCGCGACGCCCCGCAGGACCCCGATGCGCTCGGTGGCAAGATCCTTCGGATGACACTCGACGGTGGCGTTCCCGACGACAACCCCATCGAGGGCTCCCTCGTCTACAGCCTCGGCCACCGCAACGTGCAGGGCCTCGCCTGGGCAGAGGACGGCACGATGTTCGCGACGGAGTTCGGGCAGGACACGTGGGACGAGCTCAACCTCATCACCCCCGGAGCCAACTACGGCTGGCCCGTCGTGGAGGGCGTCGTGGGCCGGGCCGAGTTCACCGATCCGCTGCAGCAATGGAACCCGGATGATGCGAGCCCGAGCGGGCTCGCGGTCGTGGGCGGCACCCTCTTCGTCGCGAACCTCCGCGGGGAGGTGCTGCGCTCCGTGCCGCTCGCCGACACCACGTCGTCGACCGACTACCTCTCGGGTGAGTTCGGCCGTCTCCGCGACGTGGTCGAGGCACCCGACGGCAGCCTCTGGGTGGTCACGAACAACACCGACGGTCGCGGCGAACCGACGGACGGCGACGACCGCATCCTCCGCCTCCCCCTCTCCCCCGCACCGTGA
- a CDS encoding DUF6338 family protein, which produces MGIPEGSFAVAALIVFAFPGFVYGAVRRWARGERAGDRDTALSIARGAIFSVVLTSVYLVLAGGALFSGLTAGPKEETLALADARTVGGVVLVLYILVPLVIALLLHRKDIHWRETDADGRRRLRWPRSIHGYEGTPTAWDHAVLRNVHSLVKIRRADGIWVGGWYSGGSFASTYPEPPSLYLDRQFAMTEDGNFTGEVTGTGVYLRIADDDVVMWTRKYSAAA; this is translated from the coding sequence ATGGGCATTCCGGAGGGTAGTTTCGCCGTCGCGGCGCTCATCGTCTTCGCCTTCCCCGGCTTCGTCTACGGCGCTGTTCGTCGATGGGCCCGCGGTGAGCGCGCCGGTGATCGCGATACCGCCCTCTCGATCGCTCGCGGAGCGATCTTCTCCGTCGTTCTCACGTCGGTCTACCTCGTTCTCGCCGGCGGGGCCCTCTTCTCCGGCCTCACGGCCGGCCCGAAGGAGGAGACGCTCGCCCTCGCGGATGCCCGCACTGTCGGCGGCGTGGTGCTCGTGCTCTACATCCTGGTGCCGCTCGTGATCGCCCTCCTCCTCCACCGCAAGGACATCCACTGGCGGGAGACCGACGCCGACGGGCGGCGGCGCCTCCGGTGGCCGAGGTCGATCCACGGCTACGAGGGAACGCCGACCGCCTGGGACCACGCGGTGCTCCGGAACGTCCATTCGCTCGTGAAGATCCGTCGAGCAGACGGGATCTGGGTCGGCGGTTGGTACAGCGGAGGATCGTTCGCCTCGACCTACCCGGAACCCCCGAGTCTCTACCTCGACCGCCAGTTCGCGATGACCGAGGACGGCAATTTCACCGGCGAGGTCACGGGAACCGGGGTATACCTCCGGATCGCCGACGACGACGTCGTGATGTGGACGAGGAAATACAGCGCTGCAGCGTAG
- a CDS encoding universal stress protein: MTMRVIVATDGSKQSLAAARQLMSFADPTKVTEVVVIAVVSPRAAVPFANELSRSRGSSGDMSFREEAGNALDVVAAEFEGWGPKVVKKIRSGSPAAEIVRAAEQLEADLVVVASGGKGLSETILLGSTAQRIQHSAPCPVLVSRPTPRTPPVPRRRASTSA, encoded by the coding sequence ATGACCATGCGCGTGATCGTGGCGACCGACGGGTCGAAGCAGTCTCTGGCGGCGGCGCGGCAACTCATGTCGTTCGCCGACCCGACGAAGGTGACGGAGGTCGTCGTCATCGCGGTCGTGAGCCCGCGCGCGGCGGTCCCGTTCGCGAACGAGCTGTCGCGGTCGAGGGGCTCGTCCGGCGACATGAGCTTCCGTGAGGAGGCCGGCAACGCGCTCGACGTCGTCGCGGCGGAGTTCGAGGGCTGGGGGCCGAAGGTCGTCAAGAAGATCCGCAGCGGCTCGCCCGCCGCCGAGATCGTGAGGGCCGCCGAGCAGCTGGAAGCCGACCTCGTCGTGGTGGCGAGCGGAGGCAAGGGCCTCAGCGAGACGATCCTCCTCGGTTCCACGGCCCAGCGCATCCAGCACTCCGCACCGTGCCCCGTGCTCGTGTCGCGCCCCACGCCGCGCACGCCGCCGGTGCCGCGCCGGCGCGCCTCGACCTCCGCCTGA
- a CDS encoding histidine phosphatase family protein produces the protein MATVILVRHGRTTANASGLLAGRTEGVRLDDVGRSQAERTAERLAAVPLVGVVSSPLERCRQTADIILGRQDPVPALSIEDAITECDYGDWQGRTLKELGAEKLWGTVQRQPSAVVFPGGESMTTMQARSVSAIRRLDAEMEALHGANAVWVAVSHGDIIKSVLADALGMHLDLFQRISVGPASVSIVRYGQDRPDVVSTNTDAGDLSWLRSTAPAGDAPVGGGAGPEASAAS, from the coding sequence ATGGCTACCGTCATCCTCGTCCGGCACGGACGCACCACCGCAAACGCGAGCGGTCTGCTCGCCGGACGGACGGAGGGGGTGCGCCTCGACGACGTCGGCCGGTCGCAGGCCGAACGCACCGCTGAACGGCTCGCGGCCGTTCCGCTCGTCGGCGTCGTGTCGAGCCCGCTCGAACGCTGCCGGCAGACCGCCGACATCATCCTCGGACGACAGGACCCGGTGCCGGCGCTGTCGATCGAGGACGCGATCACGGAGTGCGACTACGGCGATTGGCAGGGCCGCACCCTGAAGGAGCTCGGCGCCGAGAAGCTGTGGGGCACGGTGCAGCGCCAGCCGTCGGCCGTCGTCTTCCCCGGCGGAGAATCGATGACCACGATGCAGGCGCGATCGGTCTCCGCCATCCGCCGCCTCGACGCCGAGATGGAGGCGCTGCACGGCGCGAACGCCGTGTGGGTGGCCGTGAGCCACGGCGACATCATCAAGTCGGTGCTCGCCGACGCGCTCGGAATGCACCTCGACCTCTTCCAGCGCATCAGCGTGGGCCCCGCGTCGGTCTCGATCGTGCGCTACGGGCAGGACCGGCCCGACGTGGTCTCCACGAACACGGATGCCGGCGACCTGTCGTGGTTGCGTTCCACAGCCCCCGCCGGGGATGCACCGGTCGGCGGCGGAGCGGGACCCGAGGCCTCCGCAGCCTCCTAA
- a CDS encoding DUF1653 domain-containing protein has translation MIEPGIYEHFKGSRYEVVGVGTHTETGEALVFYRTLYGDYSFWVRPLAMFAEHVDRDGYTGPRFRRIA, from the coding sequence ATGATCGAACCCGGCATCTACGAGCACTTCAAGGGATCCCGCTACGAGGTGGTGGGGGTCGGAACGCACACGGAGACGGGCGAGGCCCTCGTGTTCTACCGCACGCTCTACGGCGACTACTCGTTCTGGGTGCGCCCCCTCGCGATGTTCGCGGAGCACGTGGACCGCGACGGCTACACCGGCCCGCGATTCCGCCGCATCGCCTGA
- a CDS encoding 5'-3' exonuclease, which yields MADRLMLLDTASLYFRAFHGLPDSITRKDGTPVNAIRGLLDMIARLSTDFEATHLVACWDDAWRPRWRVDLVPSYKEQRLDEKSTASRFVEVVPEGLTAQIPMIREVLELAGVAIVGVEDHEADDVIGTYASTAAMPVDVVTGDRDLFQVVDDDRDVRVIYTARGMKNLNVLDEKAVVAKYRVLPEQYADFATLRGDASDGLPGVAGIGEKTAASLLGEYGTLAALREAAADDDADLSASVRGKLVAASDYLEVAPRVVAVVRDLDVPSLDDAGARLRPVTGDDRAALEKLGDDWNLGGSLTRFLAALDGR from the coding sequence ATGGCCGATCGACTGATGCTGCTCGACACCGCGTCCCTGTACTTCCGCGCCTTCCACGGGCTGCCCGATTCGATCACGCGGAAGGACGGCACGCCCGTCAACGCGATCCGCGGTCTGCTCGACATGATCGCGCGGCTCAGCACCGACTTCGAGGCGACGCATCTCGTCGCCTGCTGGGACGACGCGTGGCGGCCGCGGTGGCGCGTCGACCTCGTGCCGAGCTACAAGGAGCAGCGGCTCGACGAGAAGTCCACGGCGTCGCGGTTCGTCGAGGTGGTCCCCGAGGGCCTCACCGCTCAGATCCCGATGATCCGGGAGGTGCTGGAACTCGCCGGCGTCGCGATCGTCGGCGTCGAGGACCATGAGGCCGACGACGTGATCGGCACCTATGCGAGCACGGCCGCGATGCCGGTGGATGTGGTGACAGGGGACCGCGACCTCTTCCAGGTGGTGGACGACGACCGCGACGTGCGTGTGATCTACACGGCGCGCGGCATGAAGAACCTCAACGTGCTCGACGAGAAGGCCGTCGTCGCGAAGTATCGTGTGCTGCCCGAGCAGTACGCTGACTTCGCGACCCTGCGCGGCGACGCGTCAGACGGTCTGCCCGGGGTGGCGGGCATCGGCGAGAAAACGGCGGCGTCGCTCCTCGGCGAGTACGGCACGCTCGCGGCGCTGCGCGAAGCTGCGGCCGACGACGACGCCGACCTCTCCGCGTCCGTGCGGGGCAAGCTCGTCGCGGCGTCCGACTACCTCGAGGTGGCCCCGCGGGTCGTCGCCGTGGTGCGCGACCTCGACGTGCCGTCGCTCGACGACGCGGGCGCGCGACTCCGTCCGGTGACGGGTGACGATCGTGCCGCGCTCGAGAAGCTCGGCGACGACTGGAACCTCGGCGGCTCGCTCACGCGTTTCCTCGCGGCCCTCGACGGCCGCTGA